From a region of the Lysinibacillus irui genome:
- a CDS encoding site-specific integrase produces the protein MTQPFPLTEWYEKWMGQMDEKLMCLQNSRGEFLIDKMDERAFTYLHNNCLKYDWKNHLLLILLIETDRNKDIITSYNTISTLHTRFKDIFTLFSLTKMIEFDVDIHLYQYLKGDVLPHDSNNKRAKLYSYYSASVYNVNKWIYNQLSVDDQEYYKQYVLSPFSFDVRVFAFNKLAIEEAQTIRKDETDAIVPHLPTIREANFRWNQMKRLRDAFYQQIKKVESEGLSLPIEFYYDEPERINERFHFRLWDKPSFVLNHQADFSENTIKLATQRKGIYSNDNNANFLEFICAEPIASDWEANGLWFNELIEHHMLGIWYQSRPKEEHSTILNFLLLWGYQSENESKPTPFNSRHKGILTPSTFITLHKDKAEGLLIDVEPFYTACTFGLLAIDMLTTTGARANELLQINNTKECIQVKKVNNKLHYSYKAIPKGRDTLEEYYLSKQTMEHIQTVSRMLREHYKDDRIPSVPYRDERRHLFPQPLPYYFQYAGKSIRKSALHSSIRFLLHGLIFETQNGKSVTIKTHLLRHAFATEAVQRQKMPIDIVAKILHQKDLEVTGYYSAPTPTQIAASVSELHDVIASYVDIDEAYIRSPQELQKELDTYVEKIGVFNKVLGGTCVADFVCPTKMQCLGCRAKVPEPDQEDDLLEVIQLSKDMEMRFKQLGLEVEVRKAKEMEKQAKIELKEINLIKKYREERQYAPITKRNPFR, from the coding sequence ATGACACAACCATTTCCATTAACTGAATGGTATGAAAAATGGATGGGGCAAATGGATGAAAAATTAATGTGTCTACAAAACAGTAGAGGCGAATTTTTAATCGACAAAATGGACGAACGAGCTTTTACCTATCTTCACAATAATTGTTTAAAGTACGATTGGAAAAATCATTTATTATTAATATTATTGATTGAAACAGATCGGAACAAGGATATTATAACTTCGTATAATACTATATCAACTTTACATACACGATTCAAAGATATTTTTACATTATTCTCTTTAACAAAAATGATAGAGTTTGATGTAGATATTCATCTGTACCAATATTTAAAAGGAGATGTATTACCGCATGATTCGAATAACAAAAGAGCAAAGTTATATAGTTATTATAGTGCATCTGTATACAATGTGAATAAATGGATTTATAATCAACTTTCTGTTGATGATCAAGAATATTATAAACAATATGTATTGTCACCTTTTTCATTTGATGTAAGAGTTTTTGCATTCAATAAATTAGCGATTGAAGAGGCTCAAACTATTCGTAAGGATGAGACCGATGCGATTGTCCCTCATCTTCCTACCATACGTGAGGCAAATTTCCGCTGGAATCAGATGAAAAGGTTAAGGGATGCTTTCTATCAACAAATAAAAAAAGTTGAAAGTGAAGGATTATCTCTACCAATAGAATTTTATTATGATGAACCTGAACGTATTAATGAAAGATTTCATTTCCGTTTATGGGATAAACCTTCCTTTGTACTGAACCATCAAGCCGATTTTTCAGAAAATACTATTAAACTAGCGACACAACGAAAAGGGATTTATTCTAATGATAATAATGCGAATTTCCTTGAATTTATTTGTGCAGAACCAATAGCAAGTGATTGGGAGGCAAATGGTCTTTGGTTCAATGAATTAATTGAACATCATATGTTAGGAATATGGTATCAAAGTAGACCCAAAGAAGAACATTCTACCATTTTAAATTTTTTATTATTATGGGGGTATCAAAGTGAGAATGAATCGAAGCCTACACCTTTCAATTCTAGGCATAAAGGTATCCTAACCCCATCAACATTTATTACTTTACATAAAGACAAAGCCGAAGGCTTACTCATAGATGTAGAACCATTTTATACAGCTTGTACATTTGGGTTATTAGCTATAGATATGTTAACTACAACAGGTGCAAGGGCTAATGAATTGCTTCAAATCAATAATACAAAAGAGTGTATCCAAGTAAAAAAAGTCAACAACAAGCTCCACTATTCCTATAAAGCCATACCTAAAGGAAGAGATACCTTAGAAGAATATTATTTGAGCAAGCAAACAATGGAGCATATTCAAACTGTCTCAAGGATGTTGAGAGAACATTATAAGGATGATAGAATCCCCAGTGTTCCATATCGAGATGAACGAAGGCATCTATTCCCTCAACCGTTACCCTATTACTTTCAATATGCTGGTAAGAGTATTAGAAAAAGTGCACTACATAGTAGTATCCGTTTCCTTCTTCATGGTTTGATTTTTGAAACACAAAACGGAAAGTCTGTAACTATCAAAACACACCTTTTGCGTCATGCCTTTGCGACAGAGGCTGTTCAACGTCAAAAGATGCCAATTGATATTGTTGCAAAAATACTACACCAGAAAGATTTGGAAGTAACAGGCTATTATTCAGCCCCTACCCCTACACAAATTGCAGCATCCGTCAGCGAGCTACATGATGTGATTGCAAGCTATGTAGACATTGATGAGGCGTATATAAGAAGTCCACAAGAGCTACAAAAAGAATTAGATACCTACGTGGAAAAGATAGGTGTATTCAACAAAGTATTAGGTGGGACATGTGTGGCAGATTTTGTCTGTCCGACTAAAATGCAATGTTTGGGCTGTCGAGCAAAAGTACCTGAACCAGACCAAGAGGACGATCTTTTAGAGGTGATTCAATTATCAAAAGATATGGAGATGCGTTTTAAACAATTAGGATTAGAGGTCGAAGTACGGAAAGCCAAGGAAATGGAAAAACAAGCGAAAATCGAATTGAAAGAGATAAACTTGATTAAGAAGTATAGAGAGGAACGTCAGTATGCACCAATCACAAAGCGCAATCCATTCCGATAA
- a CDS encoding tyrosine-type recombinase/integrase: MYWYDYCPKHVKSRYQLLVFKAQEPFLPLTDYYHDCLGRVSKSTAISYLNSLLPFFSWLETSSNFQGQRVQWNDSEEKIRVAVEAYLMEKMYCKIHDKDTFRFVKLTNKSPNTISRFLSALKSFYKSMICLNQYPYHNPFIDTQAILQPYKEEVRGVRNDKPRIASIAGTEEPMAHRRVTDSYFKIINDEWQPQIIDDIHLPYQVYKAGQHVHWSQREMIIARMLFETGARASEIIELKVGDYRQRKSHQEVMTFNKGSYGRKIKFLRFSKDTVKRLFHYIETERKAVDKDHLDFHELPDEAALFLSTNGTPFTYHAWYYHWNRAMKENKLCLNPHKARHWFVTSRLREIYRLSQNDAEVQQRKNELIQYMKWKNPDTMHVYAHHFDEAQHRAAHEHMLEQMERREKAYNKQLKPSKKLKPKQQLFKPIHAELIDKDLQELLEGLE, encoded by the coding sequence TTGTATTGGTATGACTATTGCCCAAAACATGTTAAAAGCAGATATCAATTATTAGTATTTAAAGCGCAGGAACCATTCTTACCATTAACGGATTATTATCATGATTGTTTAGGGCGAGTGAGTAAAAGTACTGCTATATCTTATTTAAATAGCTTACTTCCCTTTTTTTCATGGTTAGAGACAAGTAGTAACTTTCAGGGACAACGTGTGCAATGGAATGATTCTGAAGAGAAAATTCGTGTAGCTGTTGAAGCGTATTTAATGGAAAAAATGTATTGTAAGATTCATGATAAAGATACCTTTCGTTTTGTGAAATTAACCAATAAAAGCCCGAACACAATAAGCCGTTTTCTATCAGCACTCAAGTCATTTTATAAATCGATGATTTGTTTAAATCAATATCCCTATCATAATCCTTTCATTGATACGCAAGCTATCTTGCAACCTTACAAAGAAGAAGTAAGAGGTGTTAGAAATGACAAACCTCGAATAGCTTCCATTGCTGGAACAGAAGAACCAATGGCTCATCGCAGGGTAACCGATTCCTATTTCAAAATCATCAATGATGAATGGCAACCACAAATTATTGATGACATTCATCTACCCTATCAAGTGTATAAAGCTGGACAACACGTCCATTGGTCACAACGTGAAATGATTATCGCAAGAATGTTATTTGAGACGGGGGCAAGAGCCTCTGAAATTATCGAACTAAAGGTTGGAGATTATCGACAGCGTAAAAGTCATCAAGAAGTTATGACATTTAATAAAGGGAGTTATGGTCGGAAAATAAAGTTTCTACGCTTTAGTAAAGATACGGTGAAACGCTTATTTCATTACATTGAAACTGAAAGAAAGGCCGTGGATAAAGATCATTTGGATTTTCATGAATTACCAGATGAAGCTGCTCTCTTTTTATCCACCAATGGGACGCCATTCACTTATCATGCTTGGTACTATCACTGGAACCGAGCAATGAAAGAAAATAAACTATGTTTAAATCCACATAAAGCAAGGCATTGGTTTGTCACTTCTCGATTACGAGAGATTTATAGGTTATCCCAAAATGATGCTGAAGTGCAGCAACGGAAAAATGAATTAATCCAATATATGAAGTGGAAAAATCCTGACACTATGCATGTGTATGCACATCATTTTGATGAAGCGCAACATCGGGCAGCGCATGAACACATGTTAGAGCAGATGGAGCGAAGAGAGAAAGCATATAATAAACAACTTAAACCTTCAAAAAAATTAAAACCAAAACAACAACTGTTCAAACCTATACATGCTGAACTAATAGATAAAGATTTACAAGAGTTATTAGAAGGGTTGGAATAA
- a CDS encoding DUF5704 domain-containing protein — MSVYRKEIMLIISFLSIFIFWFNMGGTTPVSAKRIEVITEKREINPIVHWWQIDNGDFRAENWNGPVQTTNAGTVKNPYPKNKDVHARLDLRQYPMPDTFHNVNDPDDTYPASKVKGIEGTNPQWDDKSNGYNYLGKSKRMYTIDVLEIIVETGIDYTPSIVDQYGDNGPPNYNPKYHVAYPIKMWIQWKGYIDDEEEETDPEPIEACSIEFLLEGDGASQKGSLIQPSPSGSISSDSGEFDVVQGIPSSEYLRADAQSEEYLYEQDFVQKKGKTVFNNVNASKEFTLTWTTSKTDSKGNVTYTDHEETVTKKVAVSGIERPFSYWEIIKYNIWKLTHSEFTNYALPGEFLSIDAMTNVTANGKHSDNVEDHVFPPECPDIELPPETIDGGSSKPSVPDITDEAKAAAEDEIGENEVENDRAEFKGSVIMDDTRATTDGPTPSDVPPPGMIQMTARGLLIDPLKTNYWQSPSTGKVFYEPVFSIDGSASAKDFPFDVNPVTVHTPVVIYSRASDDKEHDQRIKPPLRSTPPNPDQDRHAFILDRPFTVSLPTGGQHRNIPGYGNRDYSKYIKMKQVMFPFDVYTATKQAFYPANTWISVPVDMETVEFFLPVWVPEKQYTIQFRAFAINALPGGDFGGSEHHANITIPNPAFNVPPAGSLSAAHVAIDSIQVDVVGRLYDFHVTDISDYNWKSVFRQGDGVTPTNNSYWVGLNGIDGAKRGNSNPFVLPVRHGSHPNGFQNVAVKTGYKFKFDMKTKGDMESINDAIRIKPTFYHVTSDGKKRQAVDLYYHDDNNYFVKIGSDKDKTYRTVSLNETMRNVPKNEITNNALHYYNFGDRFNLKETTSQYYETAFARYYVKHMSKEPVQTGPYGWQIQNWKLRTYRGPLANQVPSNTMVPPKEIVTKEQTWYGEYSLPAKLYVVPKNANVQEAGRVGMLNENHPLFLKDGYIIVNFDIETINEGDLNNPYLSYYKAHYMSQWTNMEGFKNSFVDGYGNTFNLQEGDVIFYHADQSSLDDFKSSVTH, encoded by the coding sequence GTGAGTGTTTATAGAAAAGAAATAATGCTTATTATTTCTTTTTTATCTATTTTTATTTTTTGGTTCAATATGGGTGGAACGACTCCAGTATCTGCAAAAAGAATAGAAGTTATCACAGAAAAAAGAGAGATAAATCCTATCGTACACTGGTGGCAAATTGATAACGGAGATTTTAGAGCTGAGAACTGGAATGGACCAGTACAAACAACTAATGCGGGTACAGTTAAGAATCCTTATCCTAAAAATAAAGACGTCCATGCTCGATTGGACCTGCGTCAATATCCAATGCCAGATACTTTTCATAATGTTAATGACCCAGATGACACATATCCGGCTTCGAAGGTAAAAGGTATCGAAGGAACCAATCCACAATGGGACGATAAGAGTAATGGTTATAATTACTTAGGTAAGAGTAAACGTATGTATACAATAGATGTACTCGAAATAATAGTTGAAACAGGGATAGATTATACGCCATCTATTGTAGATCAGTATGGTGATAATGGCCCTCCAAATTATAATCCTAAATACCACGTTGCCTACCCAATAAAAATGTGGATTCAATGGAAGGGTTACATCGATGATGAAGAAGAGGAAACAGACCCTGAACCTATCGAAGCCTGTTCTATTGAATTTCTATTAGAGGGAGACGGTGCCTCACAAAAAGGTAGTCTAATTCAACCTTCTCCGTCGGGCAGCATCAGTTCCGATAGTGGTGAATTTGATGTAGTACAAGGGATTCCGTCAAGTGAATATCTACGAGCAGATGCTCAAAGTGAAGAATACCTTTACGAGCAAGATTTTGTTCAGAAGAAAGGTAAAACGGTATTTAACAATGTGAATGCATCTAAAGAGTTTACGCTAACATGGACAACCTCCAAGACCGATTCAAAAGGGAATGTGACGTATACCGACCATGAGGAAACTGTAACCAAAAAGGTTGCTGTAAGTGGTATCGAAAGACCATTTTCTTATTGGGAGATAATTAAGTACAACATTTGGAAACTAACGCACTCAGAATTTACGAATTACGCACTACCAGGTGAGTTTTTAAGCATCGATGCGATGACGAATGTTACAGCTAATGGTAAGCATAGCGACAACGTGGAAGATCACGTATTTCCGCCTGAATGTCCTGATATTGAATTACCTCCTGAAACAATCGATGGAGGCAGTTCCAAACCAAGTGTACCTGATATTACAGACGAGGCTAAAGCAGCTGCAGAAGATGAAATTGGAGAGAATGAAGTCGAAAATGATCGTGCTGAATTTAAAGGCTCTGTGATTATGGATGATACACGCGCAACAACTGATGGTCCAACACCTTCAGATGTACCTCCCCCTGGCATGATACAAATGACTGCGAGAGGGCTACTGATAGATCCATTAAAGACAAACTACTGGCAATCACCAAGTACTGGGAAAGTATTTTATGAGCCTGTATTCTCAATCGATGGCTCCGCTTCAGCAAAGGATTTCCCGTTTGATGTGAATCCAGTAACGGTACATACGCCTGTCGTAATATACTCTAGGGCATCTGACGATAAGGAACATGACCAACGCATTAAGCCGCCGTTACGTTCTACACCACCAAACCCTGACCAAGATCGACATGCGTTTATACTAGATAGACCATTTACTGTGTCATTGCCAACAGGAGGGCAACACCGCAATATTCCTGGCTATGGCAACCGCGATTACTCAAAATACATTAAGATGAAACAAGTTATGTTCCCGTTTGATGTGTATACCGCAACAAAACAAGCATTTTATCCAGCTAATACATGGATTTCCGTTCCTGTTGATATGGAAACAGTTGAGTTTTTCTTACCCGTTTGGGTGCCTGAAAAACAATACACAATCCAGTTTAGAGCGTTTGCGATTAATGCACTACCAGGTGGAGACTTTGGTGGGTCTGAGCATCATGCAAACATTACGATTCCAAACCCAGCGTTTAACGTTCCACCAGCAGGTAGTTTATCAGCTGCTCACGTAGCTATTGATTCTATACAAGTCGATGTAGTGGGCCGTTTATATGATTTCCATGTGACAGATATTTCCGACTACAATTGGAAGTCTGTTTTCCGTCAGGGAGATGGCGTAACACCAACTAATAATTCATATTGGGTTGGATTGAACGGCATCGATGGAGCAAAACGTGGTAATTCAAATCCATTTGTTTTACCAGTACGACATGGTAGCCATCCGAATGGATTCCAAAACGTAGCTGTCAAAACTGGTTATAAATTTAAGTTTGATATGAAAACAAAAGGTGATATGGAAAGTATTAATGATGCTATCCGTATTAAACCGACCTTTTATCATGTAACAAGTGATGGAAAGAAACGTCAAGCTGTAGATCTTTATTATCATGATGATAACAACTACTTTGTTAAAATCGGCTCTGATAAAGATAAGACGTATCGTACTGTTTCGTTGAATGAAACAATGCGAAACGTTCCAAAAAATGAAATTACAAATAACGCGCTGCACTATTACAATTTTGGTGATCGTTTTAACTTAAAGGAAACTACTAGTCAGTATTATGAAACTGCGTTTGCACGTTATTACGTCAAGCATATGTCCAAAGAACCTGTGCAAACAGGACCTTATGGATGGCAAATTCAAAATTGGAAGCTTCGTACCTATAGAGGACCTTTAGCAAATCAAGTTCCTTCAAATACGATGGTTCCACCAAAAGAAATCGTTACTAAAGAACAAACGTGGTATGGAGAGTACAGTCTGCCCGCTAAACTATACGTAGTGCCAAAGAATGCGAATGTTCAAGAAGCAGGACGTGTAGGGATGCTGAATGAAAATCATCCATTGTTCTTAAAAGATGGATACATTATCGTGAATTTCGACATAGAAACGATTAATGAGGGCGATCTTAATAATCCGTATCTATCCTACTACAAAGCTCACTATATGAGTCAGTGGACGAATATGGAAGGATTTAAGAATAGCTTTGTCGATGGTTATGGTAATACCTTCAATCTACAAGAAGGCGACGTTATCTTCTATCATGCGGATCAATCATCATTAGACGATTTCAAATCGAGTGTTACCCACTAA